DNA from Streptomyces sp. NBC_01260:
ATCGGTGCCCGGAGCGGTGGGCCTGGTGGCCCGCGGCGCACACATCGAGGTGGAGGCGGTCGGCTCCGCCTTCACGGACGGCAGCGCTCCGATGGCCCGGGACTCCCTCTTCCGGCTCGCTTCGATCACCAAGCCGCTCACCGCGGCGGCGGCCATGATGCTGATCGAGGACGGCCGGATCGCCCCGGCCGACCCGGTCGCGCGGTGGCTGCCCGAACTGGCGTCACCGAAGGTGGTACGCACCCCGGACGGCCCGGTCAACGACGTGGTGCCGGCCGTCCGGGCGATCACCGTGTTCGACCTGCTCACCTTCCGCGCCGGGTACGGATTCCCGTCAGACTTCTCGCTGCCCGCTGTCGCGCCCCTGTTCAGCGAATTGAACCAGGGTCCGCCGGAGCCGCAGGCCGTCGCCGCCCCGGACGCGTGGATGGCGGCCCTGGCCCGGGTGCCGATGCTCCACCAGCCGGGGGAGGCGTGGCTGTACAACACCTGCTCCGACATCCTGGGTGTGCTGATCGCGAGGGTTTCGGGGCAGTCGTTGGCGGAGTTCATGGCGGAGCGGCTGTTCGAGCCGCTCGGTATGACCGACACCGGATTCGCGGCGCCGGCGGACCGGCTCGACCGGTTCACCGGCTACTACCGTGCCGGTACGGAGGGGGCCCTGGAACTGGTGGACGCCCCGGACGGGCAGTGGAGCAGCATGCCGGAATTCCCGTCCGGTGCCGGCGGACTCGTCTCGACGGTGGACGACTGGTACGCCTTCGCCCGGATGCTGCTCGACGGCGGGGCCGTGGGCAGCCGCAGCCTGCTGACGCCCGAATCGGTGCGGCGGATGACGACCGATCACCTGACACCCGCGCAGCGCGCGGCCAGCGGACTGTTCACCGAAGGGCAGGGCTGGGGGTTCGGCGGCTCGGTCGACGTCGAGACGCTCGATCCCTGGAACGTTCCGGGGCGCTACGGCTGGGTCGGCGGCACCGGCACGACGGCGCACATCATCCCGGCCACCGGTACGGTCGCCATCATGCTCAGCCAGGTGGCGATGGCCGGCCCCACCCCGCCCGTGCTGATGCGGGACTTCTGGCGGCACGCCGCGAGCGTCTGAACCACGAACCCCGTACTCCGAGGTGCGATGGTGGGCGCCGGTACCCGTCAGGCGTCCGCCACCGAGTCGAACTCCACCTCGTCGCGCCCGACTCCCTGCGCGTCCGCGTCCACCGACCGGCGCAGGGCCTCGTGGAGCTTCGCCGGGGTCAGCACCCCGAGGAACCGTGCCCCGTCCAGCACCGCCACCCAGCCGGCGTCGTGCTGGAGCATCTCGCTGAACGCCTTCTTCAACGGGGCGCCGACCGGCACCCACGCGTCCATCCGGCGGGCGAGTTCACCCACCGTGCCGTGCTCCCCGGCGATCCGCAGCGCATCCGCCGCCACCCAGCCGTGCAGCTCGCCGGCACCGTTCAGGACGACCGCCCACCGCGATCCCGCGGCGCCGAGCCGGGCCGCCGCCATCCGGGCGGGCTCGTCCAGCCGGGCCACCGGTGGCTCCTCCAGGTCCTCCGGTTCGATCGTGGTGACCGACAGCCGCTTGAGCCCCCGGTCGGCACCGACGAACCGCGCCACGTACGGGGTCGCCGGGGCCCCGAGCACCGCCCCCGGGCTGTCGAACTGCTCGATGCGCCCCTCCCCGTACACCGCGATCCGGTCACCCATCCGTACCGCCTCCTCGATGTCATGGGTGACCATCAGGACCGTCTTCCTGACCGTGGCCTGCAGGCTCAGGAACTCGTTCTGCAGCCGCTCCCGCACCACCGGGTCCACCGCGCCGAACGGTTCGTCCATCAGCAGCACCGGTGGATCGGCGGCCAGGGCCCGTGCCACGCCGACCCGCTGGCGCTGGCCGCCGGAGAGCTGGGCGGGGTACCTGGAGCCGTACGTCGCCGGATCGAGGCCGACCAGATCCAGCAGTTCGGCCGCGCGCTCCCGCGCCCTGGACCGCTTCCAGCCGACCAGCGCCGGGACCGTGGCGGTGTTGTCGAGGACCGTCCGGTGCGGGAACAGCCCGACCTGCTGGATGACGTAGCCGATCCCGCGGCGTAGCTTCACCGGGTCGACCGTCGAGATGTCCTTGCCGTCGACCAGGATCCGTCCGGAGGTCGGCTCGATCAGCCGGTTGACCATCATCATCGTGGTGGTCTTGCCGCAGCCGGACGGGCCGACCAGGGTGACGAGCTCTCCCTCGGCGACCTCGAAGGACAGTTCGTGGACTGCCGTCGTACCGTTCGGATAGACCTTGCCGACCTGCTCGAACCGGATCATGACTGCACGTTAGGAGGCGGCCGGACCCGCCGCACACGGGCCGGGACTGTCCGGGTCACACAGGTGTGCTGAACTGTCCGGGAAACATCGGATTCAGGAGCACCCTTGAACAGCTACCGTCAGCCCGGCCTCGTCCTCACCGACCGTCACTTCACCGTACCGCTCGATCACACCGACCCCGGCGGTGAGCAGATCGAGATCTTCGGCCGGGAGGTGGTGGCAGGCTCCAGGACCGCCGAAGAGCTGCCGTGGCTGCTGTACCTGGAGGGCGGACCCGGCTTCGGCGCCCGGCGTTTCACCGGCGCGGAGGCCTGGCTGGGCCGCGCGGTGCAGGAGTTCCGGGTGCTGCTCCTGGACCAGCGCGGCACCGGACTGTCCACCCCGGCCAACCGGCAGACGCTGCCGCTGCGCGGCGGTCCGCGGGAGCAGGCCGACTACCTCGCGCACTTCCGGTCCGACAGCATCGTGCGGGACTGCGAACTGATCCGGCCGCAGCTGACCGGCGGCGCGCCCTGGACGGTCCTCGGCCAGTCCTTCGGCGGCTTCTGCGCCGTCCGCTACCTCTCCGCCGCGCCGGAAGGGCTCAGCACCGTCCTGATCACCGGCGGTCTGCCCTCGCTCGACGCCCACGCGGACGACGTCTACCGGGCCGCGTACCCGAGGATCGAGCGGAAGGTCGCCGCGCACTACGCCCGCTACCCGCAGGATGTCGAGCGTGCCCGCGCAATCACCGCACACCTCGCGGAGCACCGCCCGGAGAGCGCCGGACACCGGCTGACGCCCGAGGGGTTCCAGTCGCTGGGCATCCTGCTCGGTGGCGGCAGCGGCAGCCACCAGCTGCACTACCTGCTGGAGAACGCCTTCGTCCGCACCCCGCACGGCACCGAGCTCTCCGACACGTTCCAGGAGGCCATGCGCACGGCCGCCTCGTTTGCCGGACATCCGCTGTACGCGCTGCTGCACGAGGCCATCTACGGCCAGGGCGAGCGTCCCACCGGCTGGGCGGCCGAGCGGGTCCGTGCCGAGTTCCCGCAGTTCGACGCGGCGACGGCGCTCCAGGGCGACGGCCCGGTCCTCTTCACCGGCGAGAGCATCCACCCCTGGCACTTCGACGTGGACCCGGCGCTGCGCCCGCTGCGCGAGACGGCCGAACTGCTCGCCACCCGCGGCGACTGGGCGCCGCTGTACGACACCGAGCGCCTGGCCGCCAACGACGTACCGGTGGCCGCCGCCGTCTACCACGACGACATGTACGTGGACACGGCCCACGCGTTGCGTACCGCCGCCTCGATCCGCGGATTGCGCACCTGGGTGACCGACGAGTACGAGCACGACGGGCTGCGCGCCGGCGGCCCGAGGGTCCTGGACCGGCTGCTCGCCCTGGTCCGCGACGAGGTCTGAGCCGTTCCTCCAGGGCCGGCCGGGGTCAGCCCTGGAGGGCGTCCAGCGTCGCGTTCAGGCTCGCCGCCGCACGCGGGTCACGGTTGTAGGGGAGCCTGGACAGGACCGCCGCGATGCCGCGGGTGTCGGTCACCGCGGAGAACACGAGACCGGAACCGATACCGGCGGACAGCCAGCGTGCGGCCGGGTACCGGACCCCCGCCAGCAGGCCGGCCACCACCAGCGAACCGGCGGCGAGCCGCACCTGCCGCTCCAGCGGCCAGGTGTCCCGGGCGCCGGCGGGACGGTCCAGGCCGCGGCCCTCGCCCTCCCAGGCTGAGGTGCCGCCGGTCAGCGTGGCGGCGTCGATGTCGGCGGCCGAGAGGATGTCGCAGGCCCGGGTGGAGCGGACGCCGGAGGCGCAGACCACGAGCAGGGAGCCGCGAGCCGAGGCGGACTTGAGGGCCGCCACCGCCTCGGAAAGGCGGTCGAGCGGGATGTTCAGGGCGCCGGGAACGTGCCCGGAGGCGTACTCGCCCGGGGCCCGCACATCGATGACGGTGAACTCCGTGAGACGGGCCGCGGCCTGGGCTGGTGAGAGGGATACGGGGCTGGTCACGAGCAGTGTTTCCTTTCGTTCACCGAGCGGGGCGGGTTCTCGGTCTCTCCTGCCCCGGACAGGCCAGGGTACCCGTCGGGGTATCCGAAGCCGCGGCGTACGAAGCCCGGCGGGCCGTGGTCCGCCCGGCCGGGGGCCGGCGAAGCACCCCGGCCCGGCGGACGGACCCGTACAGGCCCCAATCAGTCGGTGCCGAACTCCATGGCGGCGCGGTCCAGCATCTGGTCGTCGTCGCCCTCGGCCCGGTCGCGGGAGGCGATGATCTCGGCGCCGCCCTGCGGCATCGCGCCGATCAGCCCCGTCGAGGCTGCCTGGGCGGCCCCGATGAGCGTCGCGTGCGTGTTGCCGACGATGCCGAGATCGGCGTACTGCTCCAGCTTGGCGCGGGAGTCGGCGATGTCGAGGTTGCGCATGGTGAGCTGGCCGATCCGGTCCACCGGGCCGAACGCGGAGTTCTCGGTGCGCTCCATGGACAGCTTGTCCGGGTGGTAGCTGAACGCCGGACCGGAGGTGTTCATGAGCGAGTAGTCCTCGCCGCGCCGCAGTCGCAACGTGACTTCTCCGGTGACCGCCGCGCCCACCCAGCGCTGGAGCGACTCCCGGATCATCAGTGCCTGCGGGTCGAGCCAGCGGCCCTCGTACATGAGACGGCCCAGGCGCCGGCCCTCGTTGTGGTACTGCGCGACGGTGTCCTCGTTGTGGATCGCGTTGACCAGACGTTCGTACGCGGCGTGCAGCAGGGCCAGGGCCGGGGCCTCGTAGATGCCGCGGCTCTTGGCCTCGATCACCCGGTTCTCGATCTGGTCCGACATGCCCATGCCATGGCGGCCGCCGATGGCGTTCGCCTCCATCACCAGGTCGACCGCGGAGCCGAACTCCTTGCCGTTGATCGTCACAGGGCGGCCCTGGTCGAAGCCGATCGTCACGTCCTCGGTGGCGATCTCGACCTCGGGGTCCCAGAACCGCACGCCCATGATCGGGTCGACGGTCTCGACGCCGGTGTCGAGGTGCTCCAGGGTCTTGGCCTCGTGGGTGGCGCCCCAGATGTTGGCGTCGGTGGAGTAGGCCTTCTCGGTGCTGTCGCGGTAGGGGAGGTCGTGGGCGAGCAGCCACTCCGACATCTCCTTGCGGCCACCCAGCTCGGAGACGAAGTCCGCGTCGAGCCACGGCTTGTAGATCCGCAGGTGCGGGTTGGCGAGCAGGCCGTAGCGGTAGAACCGCTCGATGTCGTTGCCCTTGAACGTGGAGCCGTCGCCCCAGATCTGTACGTTGTCCTCGAGCATCGCCCGGACCAGCAGGGTGCCGGTGACGGCGCGGCCGAGCGGCGTGGTGTTGAAGTAGGCGCGCCCGCCCGAGCGGATATGGAACGCGCCGCACGTGAGCGCCGCCAGGCCCTCCTCGACCAGCGCCGCGCGGCAGTCGACCAGGCGCGCGATCTCGGCGCCGTAGGCCGACGCGCGGCCGGGCACCGACGCGATGTCGGGCTCGTCGTACTGGCCGATGTCGGCGGTGTAGGTGCACGGGACGGCACCCTTGTCGCGCATCCAGGCGACGGCGACGGAGGTGTCGAGGCCGCCGGAGAAGGCGATGCCGACGCGCTCGCCGGCGGGCAGGGAGGTAAGAACCTTAGACATGGGAAGAGTATGCGCTATTACGCATGATCATGCAAAGTTGCGCTTGTGGGCGCGCCGCCGTGGGTCCGGGGGAGTGGGCTCGGTGCCGGGTCGTGCGACAGCGGGCCGGGTCCGCCAGGTCCGGTTAGCCTGCCGATATGACGGTGCAGCTGGAATCCATGCCCGAGGACTGGCAGCGCGCACTCGCCGTCGTCGCTCATCCCGACGATCTGGAGTACGGCTGCGCGGCGGCCGTCGCCGTGTGGACCGACGCCGGGCGCGAGGTCACCTATGTGCTGGCCACCCGGGGCGAGGCCGGCATCGACACCCTCGAACCGGAGGAGTGCGCACCGCTGCGCGAGCGGGAGCAGCGCGCGAGCGCGGCGGTCGTCGGGGCCTTGGGAGTGGAGTTCCTGGATCATCGCGACGGGGTGATCGAGTACGGCATGGACCTGCGCCGCGACATCGCGGCGGCCGTCCGCAGGTACCGGCCCGAGCTGATCGTGACGCTCAATCACCGCGACACCTGGGGCGGGGTCGCCTGGAACACCCCCGACCACCGTGCGGTGGGCCGCGCGACCCTGGACGCGGCGGCCGACGCGGGCAACCGCTGGATCTTCCCGGAGCTGACCGGGCAGGGGCTCGAACCGTGGAACGGGGTGCGCTGGGTGGCCGTCGCCGGATCGGCCACGCCTACGCACGCCGTCGACGCGACGGCCGGGCTGGAGCGCTCGGTGCGGTCGCTGCTCGCCCACCGCACATACATCGAGGTGCTCACGGACCAGGACCCCGAGGAGTACTGCCGCGCCTTCCTCACCGGCAACGCCGAGGCCTCGGCCGAGCGGTTCGGCGGCCGGCCCGCCATCACCTTCGAGCTCTTCGCGCGCTGAGTCGGACGGGCTCTGGCCGCCTCCGGGCGAGCCGCCGTACTCTGTTCTGCGCAAAGCATTCTGACGTTGCGTCAGTTAGAGGAGGAGGCGGCCGTGCTCGACATCCTCGATCGCGACATCGCGCACGGCGAGGAGCGGATCACGCTGCGGATCGAGGACGGTGTGGGTGTGCTGACCCTCTGCCGGCCCGACCGGCTCAACGGCTGGAGCTGGGAGTCCAGCAGGCAGCTCGGCATCATGGCGGACCGGATCCGTTTCGACGACTCGGTCCGGGCCGTTCTGCTGCGCGGCGAGGGCCGGGCCTTCTGTGCCGGGATCGACGTCACCGCGCCAGGTGGCGACATCACCGGGCGTTCCCCCGCTGAGCGCACCCATCGCTACTACGAGGGCATCCGCTGGGTCCACGAACGCTTCGCCGCGTTCGCCGGGCTTCCGCAGCCGGTGGTCGCCGCGGTCCAGGGCTACTGCCTGGGCTTCGGCTTCGAACTGGCACTGATGGCCGATATCCGGATCGCCGCCGACGATGCCGTGTTCGCACTGCCGGAGGCCGGTATCGGGGTCGCTGTCGATGCGGGCGGCGACATGCGGATCGCCCGCGAGGCCGGGGCGGGCTGGGCGAAGTACCTCGCGCTCACCGGCCGCCGGATCGACGCGGCGACGGCCGAGCGGATCGGGCTGCTCCAGGGCGTCACGCCGCCCGGTGAACTGGAGCGCACCGCGCGGTCCGTGGCCGACGCCGTGGCGGCCAACGCCCCCTTGGCCGTACGCCACATCAAGCGTTCGGTCGACGCCTTCGCGGATGCCGGGATGGCGGACGCGCTCGACCGGACGGCGCTGGCGGCGGCGCTCACCCTCACCTCGCAGGACTGCGCCGAGGGCTATGCGGCCAAGGCCGCCCGCCGTCCACCGCGCTTCGAGGGCCGCTGACTCACCGCCCGCCGTCCGCCGCGCTTCGAGGGCGGCCGACTTGCCGCCCGCCGGGGCCGGGCGGCGCGAACGGGCCTCGGCCCAGCTGCTCGCGCACCGGCACCACGGGCGGGGTGACCAGGGAGCGCCGCTGCCAGTTAGCGCCGTCGACCACGAGCGAATGGCCGGTGATGAATCCGGCGTACGGCGAGGCGAGGAACGTCGCCGCCCAGCCCAGTTCGCGCGGCAGCCCCACCCGTAGCGCCGGCTGTCGTGTGCCGTGCTCCGGGTCCGCCTCCCCGGCCCGGTCCAGGTGGCCGCGGATGTCGGCGGTCATGTCCTCGTGCGGCATCAGCCCCGGCACCAGCCCGTTGATCCGGATTCCGTACGGGCCCCACTCCACGGCAAGGGTCTCGACCAGGTTCTTGACCCCGGCCTTCGCGGCGGCCGAGTGGGCGTAGCCGGGGCCGCCGGTCCAGGCGTACGAAGCCCCGACGCTGACGATGGACCCAGCCGTTCCGGCCGCGAGATGGCGCCGCCCGAACTCCCGGGTCATGAACCAGGTGCCGGTCAGCGTGATGTCGAGCACTGCCCGCCAGGCGTTCGGCGACAAGTCCTCTGCGGGGGAGGGGAAGTTGGCCGCCGCATTGTTGACCAGCACGTCCGGCGGCCCCAGTTCGGCCTCGGCCGCGTCGAACACCTCGGTGATCCGGTCGGGGTCGCGGATGTCGCCCGGCGCGATCATGACCCGGCCGCGGGTCAGGGGAGCGAGTTCCTCCCGGGCCGCGGCCAGCCGTTCGGCGTTCCGGCCGACGAGCACCAGATCCGCGCCCAGCCGGGCGAACTCGGCCGCGATCGCCTTGCCGAGCCCCGAGCCGCCGCCGGTCACCAGCACCACGCTGCCGTCGTACGTGCCGGGTGGCAACGCGCTCGCACCCAGCGGCGGTGGAGCGGCGAGTCCGGGGGTGCGCATGATCTCTGTCATGGCGCATAAGTACCGCTTCCGAAGGAAGAACTCCAGGTCCACGCAGTGATGTTGTCCAGACCATTGACATGTAAGCGCCAGGATGTTGAATTCGGTGCAGTTGTGTTGCGCGACTCTGATGACTTG
Protein-coding regions in this window:
- a CDS encoding enoyl-CoA hydratase/isomerase family protein, with the protein product MRQLEEEAAVLDILDRDIAHGEERITLRIEDGVGVLTLCRPDRLNGWSWESSRQLGIMADRIRFDDSVRAVLLRGEGRAFCAGIDVTAPGGDITGRSPAERTHRYYEGIRWVHERFAAFAGLPQPVVAAVQGYCLGFGFELALMADIRIAADDAVFALPEAGIGVAVDAGGDMRIAREAGAGWAKYLALTGRRIDAATAERIGLLQGVTPPGELERTARSVADAVAANAPLAVRHIKRSVDAFADAGMADALDRTALAAALTLTSQDCAEGYAAKAARRPPRFEGR
- a CDS encoding serine hydrolase domain-containing protein; amino-acid sequence: MSTLREVLETHVRHGSVPGAVGLVARGAHIEVEAVGSAFTDGSAPMARDSLFRLASITKPLTAAAAMMLIEDGRIAPADPVARWLPELASPKVVRTPDGPVNDVVPAVRAITVFDLLTFRAGYGFPSDFSLPAVAPLFSELNQGPPEPQAVAAPDAWMAALARVPMLHQPGEAWLYNTCSDILGVLIARVSGQSLAEFMAERLFEPLGMTDTGFAAPADRLDRFTGYYRAGTEGALELVDAPDGQWSSMPEFPSGAGGLVSTVDDWYAFARMLLDGGAVGSRSLLTPESVRRMTTDHLTPAQRAASGLFTEGQGWGFGGSVDVETLDPWNVPGRYGWVGGTGTTAHIIPATGTVAIMLSQVAMAGPTPPVLMRDFWRHAASV
- a CDS encoding SDR family oxidoreductase — protein: MTEIMRTPGLAAPPPLGASALPPGTYDGSVVLVTGGGSGLGKAIAAEFARLGADLVLVGRNAERLAAAREELAPLTRGRVMIAPGDIRDPDRITEVFDAAEAELGPPDVLVNNAAANFPSPAEDLSPNAWRAVLDITLTGTWFMTREFGRRHLAAGTAGSIVSVGASYAWTGGPGYAHSAAAKAGVKNLVETLAVEWGPYGIRINGLVPGLMPHEDMTADIRGHLDRAGEADPEHGTRQPALRVGLPRELGWAATFLASPYAGFITGHSLVVDGANWQRRSLVTPPVVPVREQLGRGPFAPPGPGGRQVGRPRSAADGGR
- a CDS encoding rhodanese-like domain-containing protein — encoded protein: MTSPVSLSPAQAAARLTEFTVIDVRAPGEYASGHVPGALNIPLDRLSEAVAALKSASARGSLLVVCASGVRSTRACDILSAADIDAATLTGGTSAWEGEGRGLDRPAGARDTWPLERQVRLAAGSLVVAGLLAGVRYPAARWLSAGIGSGLVFSAVTDTRGIAAVLSRLPYNRDPRAAASLNATLDALQG
- a CDS encoding PIG-L deacetylase family protein, coding for MTVQLESMPEDWQRALAVVAHPDDLEYGCAAAVAVWTDAGREVTYVLATRGEAGIDTLEPEECAPLREREQRASAAVVGALGVEFLDHRDGVIEYGMDLRRDIAAAVRRYRPELIVTLNHRDTWGGVAWNTPDHRAVGRATLDAAADAGNRWIFPELTGQGLEPWNGVRWVAVAGSATPTHAVDATAGLERSVRSLLAHRTYIEVLTDQDPEEYCRAFLTGNAEASAERFGGRPAITFELFAR
- a CDS encoding ABC transporter ATP-binding protein, which produces MIRFEQVGKVYPNGTTAVHELSFEVAEGELVTLVGPSGCGKTTTMMMVNRLIEPTSGRILVDGKDISTVDPVKLRRGIGYVIQQVGLFPHRTVLDNTATVPALVGWKRSRARERAAELLDLVGLDPATYGSRYPAQLSGGQRQRVGVARALAADPPVLLMDEPFGAVDPVVRERLQNEFLSLQATVRKTVLMVTHDIEEAVRMGDRIAVYGEGRIEQFDSPGAVLGAPATPYVARFVGADRGLKRLSVTTIEPEDLEEPPVARLDEPARMAAARLGAAGSRWAVVLNGAGELHGWVAADALRIAGEHGTVGELARRMDAWVPVGAPLKKAFSEMLQHDAGWVAVLDGARFLGVLTPAKLHEALRRSVDADAQGVGRDEVEFDSVADA
- a CDS encoding alpha/beta fold hydrolase translates to MNSYRQPGLVLTDRHFTVPLDHTDPGGEQIEIFGREVVAGSRTAEELPWLLYLEGGPGFGARRFTGAEAWLGRAVQEFRVLLLDQRGTGLSTPANRQTLPLRGGPREQADYLAHFRSDSIVRDCELIRPQLTGGAPWTVLGQSFGGFCAVRYLSAAPEGLSTVLITGGLPSLDAHADDVYRAAYPRIERKVAAHYARYPQDVERARAITAHLAEHRPESAGHRLTPEGFQSLGILLGGGSGSHQLHYLLENAFVRTPHGTELSDTFQEAMRTAASFAGHPLYALLHEAIYGQGERPTGWAAERVRAEFPQFDAATALQGDGPVLFTGESIHPWHFDVDPALRPLRETAELLATRGDWAPLYDTERLAANDVPVAAAVYHDDMYVDTAHALRTAASIRGLRTWVTDEYEHDGLRAGGPRVLDRLLALVRDEV
- the argG gene encoding argininosuccinate synthase, which encodes MSKVLTSLPAGERVGIAFSGGLDTSVAVAWMRDKGAVPCTYTADIGQYDEPDIASVPGRASAYGAEIARLVDCRAALVEEGLAALTCGAFHIRSGGRAYFNTTPLGRAVTGTLLVRAMLEDNVQIWGDGSTFKGNDIERFYRYGLLANPHLRIYKPWLDADFVSELGGRKEMSEWLLAHDLPYRDSTEKAYSTDANIWGATHEAKTLEHLDTGVETVDPIMGVRFWDPEVEIATEDVTIGFDQGRPVTINGKEFGSAVDLVMEANAIGGRHGMGMSDQIENRVIEAKSRGIYEAPALALLHAAYERLVNAIHNEDTVAQYHNEGRRLGRLMYEGRWLDPQALMIRESLQRWVGAAVTGEVTLRLRRGEDYSLMNTSGPAFSYHPDKLSMERTENSAFGPVDRIGQLTMRNLDIADSRAKLEQYADLGIVGNTHATLIGAAQAASTGLIGAMPQGGAEIIASRDRAEGDDDQMLDRAAMEFGTD